The Corynebacterium jeddahense genome has a window encoding:
- a CDS encoding NYN domain-containing protein gives MIERTLVFVDTSYLLASFYNSWEIGARAQLEIDLPEVVATLDKMITNQLHQPIHRQFWYDGIPDTGPHRYQRALRTCDGVQLRTGQLIEWGERRTQKGVDTRLVADLVVNGMSEKFTDFVLVSGDADMIPGVEEVTSRGGRMHLYGFGWDSMSSALRHACDTTTILDPREDFAEAMRLQVLEGPLPPSIRERPLNDATPLDEAEGPVAVPGLGPEPLSPEAPAASDATGDADTEAPSEQEEAQEAPKPSDIVGQPTAQQRTHEPDSPEVDEPSEAQVEANNETNKPGNQHVSSEPASQQVVQAAPEASPSDNAPAPKPGPKPAPKPSMMAPRRKLRSRYVPLPEEVWTSAGFQTPYDVGQQYASWWFENAASMEQRDSAHLLSGGGLPPEIDRPLLQFACETLHEYTLTETQRVNLRDGFHSGIRSVLINIRHEQ, from the coding sequence ATGATTGAACGCACACTCGTGTTCGTGGATACGTCGTACCTGCTTGCGAGCTTTTACAACTCGTGGGAGATCGGCGCGCGCGCACAGTTAGAAATTGACCTGCCCGAGGTTGTCGCAACCCTGGACAAAATGATTACGAACCAGCTGCATCAACCCATCCATAGGCAGTTCTGGTACGACGGCATCCCCGACACCGGCCCTCACCGCTATCAACGCGCGCTGCGCACATGCGACGGCGTACAGCTACGCACGGGCCAGCTCATTGAATGGGGGGAGCGCCGCACACAGAAGGGTGTGGACACCCGTCTCGTCGCCGACCTCGTGGTCAACGGGATGAGCGAGAAGTTCACCGACTTCGTCCTCGTCTCCGGCGACGCTGACATGATCCCGGGCGTCGAGGAGGTGACCAGCCGCGGCGGGCGCATGCACCTCTACGGCTTCGGCTGGGATTCCATGTCCTCGGCCCTGCGCCACGCGTGCGACACCACCACCATCCTCGACCCCCGCGAGGATTTCGCCGAAGCCATGCGCCTCCAGGTGCTCGAAGGCCCCCTCCCGCCGAGCATCAGGGAGCGCCCGCTTAACGACGCCACTCCGCTCGACGAGGCGGAAGGCCCCGTCGCTGTCCCAGGCTTGGGCCCGGAACCGCTGTCGCCGGAGGCGCCGGCCGCGTCCGACGCGACCGGGGACGCCGACACCGAGGCCCCGAGCGAGCAGGAGGAGGCGCAGGAGGCGCCGAAACCGTCCGACATCGTGGGCCAGCCCACCGCCCAGCAGCGCACGCACGAGCCCGACTCCCCCGAGGTAGACGAGCCGTCCGAGGCGCAGGTGGAGGCGAACAACGAGACGAACAAGCCGGGCAACCAGCACGTCTCCAGCGAGCCGGCGAGCCAGCAGGTAGTGCAGGCGGCACCGGAGGCGTCGCCAAGCGACAACGCCCCGGCGCCGAAGCCGGGACCGAAGCCCGCGCCGAAGCCGTCGATGATGGCGCCGCGGCGCAAGCTGCGCTCGCGCTACGTGCCGCTGCCGGAAGAGGTGTGGACCTCCGCGGGCTTCCAGACCCCTTACGACGTGGGGCAACAGTACGCGTCGTGGTGGTTCGAGAACGCGGCGTCGATGGAGCAGCGCGACAGCGCCCACCTACTCTCCGGCGGCGGGCTGCCGCCCGAGATTGACAGGCCGCTGCTGCAGTTCGCCTGCGAGACGCTGCACGAGTACACGCTCACCGAGACGC
- a CDS encoding ATP-binding cassette domain-containing protein, with the protein MTIITRDLTRSFGKKEVLTGVDLDLGPGIHGLLGRNGVGKSTLLSIIGGQMKPTAGTIEVFGEQPFDNARVMDNTCLTGVDTAYPGSWSAKNVLKGASLRYPSWDQAFADELAGDFNLDLATTYSKLSRGQRAMVAIVVGLASRTELLLLDEP; encoded by the coding sequence ATGACAATTATCACCCGCGATCTCACCCGCTCCTTCGGCAAGAAAGAGGTGCTCACCGGCGTTGACCTCGACCTAGGGCCCGGCATCCACGGCCTCCTCGGCCGCAACGGTGTGGGCAAATCCACCCTGCTCTCCATCATCGGCGGGCAGATGAAACCCACCGCCGGCACGATCGAGGTCTTCGGCGAGCAGCCCTTCGACAACGCCCGCGTCATGGACAACACATGCCTCACCGGCGTCGACACCGCCTACCCTGGCTCCTGGTCCGCCAAAAACGTGCTCAAGGGCGCGAGCCTGCGCTACCCCAGCTGGGACCAGGCGTTCGCTGACGAGCTCGCTGGCGACTTCAACCTCGACCTCGCCACCACCTACTCGAAACTCTCTCGCGGCCAGCGCGCGATGGTCGCCATCGTCGTCGGCCTCGCCTCGCGCACGGAGCTCTTGCTTCTCGACGAACCCTAG
- a CDS encoding GntR family transcriptional regulator — MNPDSEPLFIQVARFVEDLIVDGTLLPGQQAPSQNQLAQFHEINPATARKGLAMLADSGVLEKRRGLGMFVADGARERILAQRRDAFAGQFVAPLIDEALHLGTTRAELHDLINRVAESRGMYQ; from the coding sequence ATGAACCCAGATTCCGAACCGCTCTTCATCCAGGTCGCACGTTTCGTGGAGGACCTGATCGTGGACGGCACGTTGCTCCCCGGCCAGCAGGCGCCGTCGCAAAACCAGCTCGCGCAGTTCCACGAAATTAACCCGGCCACGGCGCGCAAAGGACTGGCAATGCTCGCGGATTCCGGCGTGCTGGAAAAGCGCCGCGGCCTGGGCATGTTCGTCGCAGACGGCGCCCGCGAGCGGATCCTGGCCCAGCGCCGCGACGCGTTTGCGGGCCAGTTCGTCGCCCCGCTCATCGACGAAGCCCTCCACCTCGGCACCACCCGCGCCGAACTCCACGACCTCATCAACCGCGTCGCAGAAAGCAGAGGCATGTACCAATGA